CGGCGGCTACGACGGCGGTCAGGCGGAGTACGTGCGCGTGCCCTTCGCGGACGTCGGGCCCCAGAAGATCCCCGACTGGATCGACGACGAGGACGCGCTCCTGATGACCGACGCGCTCTCGACGGGGTACTTCGGTGCGCAGCTGGGCGACATCCACGAGGGCGACGTCGTCATGGTGCTCGGCGCCGGGCCGGTCGGGCTGTTCGCCGCGAAGTCCGCCTGGCTCATGGGTGCCGGGCGGGTGATCGTCGTCGACCACCTCGAGTACCGGCTCGAGAAGGCGCGCACGTTCGCCCACGCCGAGACGATCAACTTCACCGAGCACGACGACCTGATCGTGCACATGAAGAAGACGACCGACCACCTCGGCGCGGACGTCGTGATCGACGCCGTCGGCGCCGAGGCGGACGGCAGCTTCTTCCAGCACCTGACCGGCTCGCGCCTCAAGCTCCAGGGCGGCTCGCCCATCGCGCTCAACTGGGCGATCGACTCGGTCCGCAAGGGCGGCACGATCTCGGTCATGGGCGCCTACGGGCCCATCTTCAGCGCGGTCAAGTTCGGCGATGCGGTCAACAAGGGGCTCACGCTGCGGATGAACCAGTGCCCGGTCAAGCGCCAGTGGCCCCGGCTGTTCGAGCACATCCGCAACGGCTACCTCAAGCCGAGCGACATCGTCACGCACCGCATCCCGCTCGAGCACATCGCGGAGGGGTACCACATCTTCTCCGCGAAGCTCGACGGCTGCATCAAGCCGATCATCGTCCCGAGCGCGAGCTGAGGAAGGACCTCCCCATGGCCTACACGCCCGAGAAGCCGCCGCTCCCGGAGAC
The Cellulomonas sp. NS3 DNA segment above includes these coding regions:
- a CDS encoding zinc-dependent alcohol dehydrogenase; the encoded protein is MRAMVYRGPYRIRVEEKDVPPIEHPNDAIVRVTMAAICGSDLHLYHGLMPDTRVGMTFGHEFIGVVEQVGSSVENLQVGDRVMVPFNVYCGSCFFCARGLYSNCHNVNPNATAVGGIYGYSHTAGGYDGGQAEYVRVPFADVGPQKIPDWIDDEDALLMTDALSTGYFGAQLGDIHEGDVVMVLGAGPVGLFAAKSAWLMGAGRVIVVDHLEYRLEKARTFAHAETINFTEHDDLIVHMKKTTDHLGADVVIDAVGAEADGSFFQHLTGSRLKLQGGSPIALNWAIDSVRKGGTISVMGAYGPIFSAVKFGDAVNKGLTLRMNQCPVKRQWPRLFEHIRNGYLKPSDIVTHRIPLEHIAEGYHIFSAKLDGCIKPIIVPSAS